In one window of Opitutus sp. GAS368 DNA:
- a CDS encoding acyltransferase, with product MNPAAHPAAAAAPRARNAYLDTLRGAAIFGVVCIHFGGSFVTVENAWTPSFYLGLVVGQLFNFAVPVFIFISGVLAGFSSARPSVGAYYRSRLVRIGLPYLAASVASFFLLNHYVTWQALPGFNAKLGWLAQRLCYLGVEPTLYFIPLILQLYLLQPFLAALPRWIERATGGTVKLEPAILGLALLFLALHVVLGVLCYRGILSYYYWCRPCALFWLCYFFSGLHFKALISFFSRRTLLVLAGAATLVALGALVADFRYLTDRSAVGAHFELNNMDWAYARPPLLVYDLAMVAMLSVGIALGWSCRASIVSFLGPYTLEIYLWHILLLYEGAWRHAEALESCRQMPEVILLIAAFACLLLAGAKYGWTAGVALVRQYRLVLVRNPW from the coding sequence ATGAATCCCGCCGCCCATCCCGCCGCCGCCGCTGCGCCCCGCGCACGCAACGCCTACCTCGACACCCTTCGGGGGGCCGCGATCTTCGGGGTCGTGTGCATTCATTTTGGCGGCAGTTTCGTCACCGTGGAGAACGCTTGGACGCCTTCCTTCTACCTCGGGCTGGTGGTCGGACAGTTGTTCAACTTCGCGGTGCCGGTGTTCATTTTTATCTCGGGCGTGCTGGCGGGCTTCAGTTCGGCGCGACCCTCGGTGGGAGCCTACTACCGCAGCCGCCTGGTCCGCATCGGGCTGCCCTACCTCGCCGCCAGCGTCGCCTCGTTTTTCCTGCTCAACCACTATGTAACCTGGCAGGCCCTGCCCGGTTTCAACGCCAAGCTGGGTTGGCTGGCACAGCGGCTGTGCTATCTCGGCGTGGAACCCACCCTGTATTTCATCCCGCTGATCCTCCAGCTGTATCTCCTGCAACCGTTCCTGGCGGCACTGCCTCGCTGGATTGAGCGTGCGACCGGCGGGACCGTCAAACTGGAGCCGGCCATCCTGGGCCTGGCGCTGCTGTTCCTCGCGCTGCATGTCGTCCTCGGAGTGCTGTGCTATCGCGGCATCCTGAGCTATTATTATTGGTGCCGGCCCTGCGCGCTGTTCTGGCTGTGCTATTTCTTCAGCGGCCTGCACTTCAAGGCGCTCATCTCCTTTTTCTCGCGCCGGACCCTCCTGGTCCTGGCCGGCGCCGCCACGCTGGTGGCGCTCGGCGCGCTGGTCGCGGATTTCCGTTACCTGACCGATCGCAGCGCGGTGGGCGCCCACTTCGAATTGAACAACATGGACTGGGCCTACGCGCGCCCCCCGCTCCTGGTCTACGACCTCGCGATGGTGGCCATGCTGTCGGTGGGCATCGCGCTCGGCTGGAGCTGCCGCGCCAGCATCGTTTCGTTCCTCGGGCCCTACACCCTCGAGATTTATCTCTGGCATATTCTGTTGCTCTACGAAGGCGCGTGGCGGCACGCTGAGGCCCTCGAATCTTGCCGCCAGATGCCCGAAGTCATCCTGCTCATCGCCGCCTTCGCCT